A single Syngnathoides biaculeatus isolate LvHL_M chromosome 18, ASM1980259v1, whole genome shotgun sequence DNA region contains:
- the LOC133492072 gene encoding adhesion G-protein coupled receptor G4 isoform X3, translating to MVVGLTLLSSAASSIRQAPLPSLWGNVAQFTVGCRHWRLEPHVFIPALDHLTVCLHINFKVVGIQSKWTAFMYHHPEVRCATLGLGGQEDALVVWLFGTEWTTPPLGLAPREWHSLCLTWSHIKDRPVLYINGTLTELQAAEDSISPPPVFPSCCKLAPNGTLTLGAAHHPVDGIKPTGDFMGSLSLFRLWGRQRSSQEVSMRQCTEGDVVHWSREQWDTHVCAPIPDDTLTCEWSIYTVSLKFNIVRYDGNNTELYTARDIAHRWLRAVLPSVIYLHRVSVFEATRSSADDDNVTKTSSGDKLMQWASFNIKWFGGLVYLNVIPAEDVAVVQHKIHAKLGPPYRYPGGRVQVLADEASIQTTPVDSFPSYPTTPPPAATSMLTSSPTQTSPNVSELYYEVRVIAVITGECDAYHLLATWLNDTLSEHMMVMPGLQLLPKDVGRKNTLTSVSPSTDGVSAKMVSSEKLVFQVLVMTSLEHSQETETLIRDLLLMPYSQGSASIATQDVQISRILVVRCQGESQLTRKGLFKWPVTPGGKMATRPCPGNTQKYATRHCKLSHSSRWMAPNLQYCPLVVETFCDLDFVEVTPENALDVLEMMESLLSNRSKLNYQELVTVVDKLKDVVGVRVVTAALGQALIDTISDVLESHSYLLPFTNIILNITEAVGDFMVGFQGSFSMAAPGVAVSMVDVVRGQFAGLTFGVSSRGIGSKPEIFLNNVPLEGTAALVVLPPVLQHSFPENQSPPRVQFQFYGIPELFNNKQKNLILNSLVVSASVCNITSPIQDLREDVRVTLRHLRPKHPHMDTHCAYWNFNENNGHGGWDPRGCNKHNSTINFTTCLCDHLTHFGVLLDVSRAPVDEAHERVLTLITYVGCGVSSLFLGLTVLTYTAFGKLRIDYPSQILIHLSVALLGLNLAFLLNSWLSSWGVEGLCVAAAATVHYFLLASFTWMGLEGVNMYFALVKVFNVYVPAYILKFCVLGWGIPLGICVLVLIVNRDAYGDHFHTDTRSSLEPLDNTDNFCWLQDDVMFYVTVVAYALLVFLFNIAVFVVVVIQIRHTRANSPAGTRRGLMHYLKGVATLTLLLGLTWTAGFFTWGPARVVLFYVFSLLNSLQGVFIFLFHCLMKENVRRQWRVHLCFGKFRLEDHHSEWSHSVSASGLAKQKPPSPLNAGVSSVRSVESDSTESTSASSESGRRGSSWERPDLGIFVKSLFSPRAHTSNRGTQTIPPHRDGGPHTRRQALSPVGVIDTGQRN from the exons ATGGTGGTCGGTTTGACTCTGCTGAGCAGTGCTGCCTCTTCCATTAGgcaag CACCTCTGCCCAGCCTGTGGGGCAATGTGGCCCAATTCACTGTGGGCTGCAGACACTGGAGACTAGAACCTCACGTCTTCATCCCGGCTCTGGACCACCTCACCGTTTGCCTCCACATCAACTTCAAGGTC GTGGGGATTCAAAGCAAATGGACGGCCTTCATGTACCATCACCCGGAGGTCCGGTGTGCCACTTTAGGTTTGGGGGGCCAGGAGGATGCTCTGGTGGTCTGGTTGTTTGGCACAGAGTGGACTACGCCCCCCCTCGGCCTCGCCCCGAGGGAGTGGCACTCGTTATGTCTGACCTGGTCCCACATTAAAGACAGACCTGTATTGTACATCAACGGGACGCTGACAGAGCTCCAAGCAG CTGAGGATAGCATCAGCCCTCCGCCTGTCTTCCCCTCCTGCTGCAAGCTGGCCCCCAACGGGACCCTCACCTTGGGAGCGGCCCACCATCCGGTGGACGGTATCAAACCAACCGGTGACTTTATGGGCAGCTTGTCTCTCTTCCGCTTGTGGGGGCGACAGCGCAGCAGCCAGGAAGTGAGCATGCGCCAATGCACCGAGGGAGATGTGGTCCACTGGAGCAGGGAGCAGTGGGACACCCACGTGTGTGCCCCCATACCAGATGACACCCTCACCTGTG AGTGGTCCATTTACACAGTGAGCCTGAAGTTCAACATTGTTCGCTACGACGGGAACAACACGGAGCTCTACACAGCCAGAGACATTGCACACCgctgg CTCAGAGCTGTGTTGCCTTCGGTCATCTATTTACACAGAGTATCTGTGTTTGAAGCAACTAG ATCCAGCGCAGATGATGATAACGTGACGAAAACTTCAAGTGGAGACAAACTG ATGCAATGGGCCTCTTTCAACATCAAGTG GTTCGGCGGCCTGGTGTACTTGAACGTCATCCCCGCTGAGGACGTGGCAGTGGTGCAGCACAAGATTCACGCAAAACTGGGGCCCCCCTACCGGTACCCCGGAGGGCGGGTCCAGGTGCTGGCCGATGAAGCCAGTATACAAACCACGCCCGTCG ACAGTTTCCCCTCCTATCCGACGACGCCCCCACCCGCCGCAACTTCAATGCTTACTTCCTCTCCCACGCAAACGTCCCCCAACGTATCAG AGCTATACTACGAGGTTCGGGTCATTGCGGTAATCACGGGAGAGTGTGACGCTTATCATCTTCTCGCCACATGG CTCAACGACACTCTGTCGGAACACATGATGGTGATGCCGGGCCTTCAGCTGCTCCCCAAAGATGTCGG ACGTAAAAACACCCTCACGTCCGTCTCGCCATCGACTGATGGG GTCTCTGCAAAGATGGTGTCCAG CGAGAAGCTGGTCTTCCAAGTTCTGGTGATGACATCGCTCGAACACTCGCAGGAAACGGAAACCCTGATACGAGACCTGCTCTTGATGCCTTACTCCCAAGGCTCCGCCTCCATAGCGACCCAGGATGTACAAATAAGCCGCATAC TGGTTGTGAGGTGTCAAGGGGAGAGTCAGTTGACGAGAAAAGGCTTATTTAAGTGGCCTGTCACGCCCGGGGGCAAAATGGCCACTCGGCCGTGCCCCGGAAACACTCAGAAATACGCCACCAGACACTG TAAACTGAGCCACAGCAGCCGGTGGATGGCCCCAAACCTACAATACTGCCCTCTAGTGGTGGAGACGTTCTGCGATCTGGATTTTGTGGAAGTCACTCCCG AGAACGCCTTGGACGTGTTGGAGATGATGGAAAGTTTACTGAGCAACCGCTCCAAGCTCAACTACCAGGAGTTGGTGACGGTGGTGGACAAACTGAAGGACGTGGTGGGCGTCAGGGTGGTGACTGCCGCCCTGGGACAAGCTCTCATCGATACCATCTCGGACGTCCTGGAGTCTCACAGCTACCTATTGCCTTTCACAAACAT CATTCTGAACATCACCGAGGCTGTGGGGGACTTCATGGTGGGTTTCCAGGGCTCGTTCTCTATGGCGGCGCCGGGCGTGGCAGTCTCAATGGTGGACGTGGTTCGGGGGCAGTTTGCCGGTTTGACTTTTGGAGTGTCGTCACGTGGGATCGGCTCCAAACCTGAG ATTTTCCTCAACAACGTCCCCCTTGAGGGCACCGCGGCTTTGGTCGTTTTGCCCCCCGTCCTGCAGCACAGCTTCCCGGAGAACCAGAGCCCACCCAGGGTCCAGTTTCAGTTCTATGGCATTCCGGAGCTTTTCAAT AACAAGCAGAAGAATCTCATCCTCAACAGCTTAGTGGTGTCCGCCAGCGTGTGCAACATCACCTCCCCGATCCAGGACCTCCGAGAAGATGTCCGCGTCACGCTGCGTCACCTCCGACCCAAACAC CCCCACATGGACACACACTGTGCGTATTGGAACTTCAATGAGAACA acGGACACGGAGGCTGGGACCCTCGTGGCTGCAACAAGCACAATAGTACCATCAACTTCACCACGTGCCTTTGTGATCATCTCACACACTTTGGAGTTCTACTG GATGTGTCGAGAGCTCCAGTGGATGAAGCTCACGAGCGTGTGCTGACACTCATCACCTACGTTGGGTGCGGCGTCTCGTCACTGTTTTTGGGGCTCACAGTCCTCACTTACACAGCGTTTGG GAAACTGCGCATAGACTACCCATCGCAGATCCTCATCCACCTCTCTGTGGCCCTGCTGGGCCTGAACTTGGCCTTCCTGCTTAACTCGTGGCTCTCGTCGTGGGGCGTGGAGGGCCTCTGCGTGGCCGCCGCTGCCACTGTCCACTACTTCCTCCTGGCGTCCTTCACCTGGATGGGACTCGAGGGGGTCAACATGTACTTTGCCCTCGTCAAGGTCTTCAACGTCTACGTGCCGGCGTACATACTCAAGTTTTGTGTGTTGGGCTGGG GCATTCCGCTGGGAATTTGCGTGCTGGTGCTCATTGTGAACAGAGACGCTTACGGTGACCACTTTCACACTGACACAAGGAGCAGTCTGGAGCCACTCGACAACACTGACAACTT CTGCTGGTTGCAGGATGACGTGATGTTCTACGTAACTGTGGTTGCCTACGCCTTGCTGGTGTTCCTCTTTAATATCGCT GTTTTTGTGGTAGTTGTGATTCAGATCCGCCACACGCGGGCCAATAGTCCCGCTGGGACCCGCAGAGGACTGATGCACTACCTGAAGGGGGTAGCCACTCTGACTTTGTTACTCGGACTCACCTGGACCGCCGGATTTTTTACCTGGGGCCCGGCCCGGGTGGTCCTGTTCTACGTGTTCTCTCTGCTCAACAGCCTGCAAG GTGTTTTCATCTTTCTCTTCCACTGTCTGATGAAGGAAAATGTTCGAAGACAATGGAGGGTTCACCTGTGCTTTGGTAAATTTCGACTGGAGGACCATCACTCAG AGTGGAGCCACTCCGTGTCCGCGAGCGGCCTCGCCAAACAGAAACCACCGAGCCCTCTAAACGCAGGCGTGTCGTCGGTGCGCTCCGTTGAGTCCGACTCCACAGAAAGCACTTCGGCCTCCTCGGAGTCTGGCCGACGGGGCTCGTCCTGGGAGAGGCCTGACCTGG GTATTTTCGTGAAGTCGCTGTTTTCCCCCCGTGCTCATACAAGCAATCGAGGCACTCAAACGATTCCCCCACACCGTGATGGAGGACCGCACACCAGACGTCAAGCGCTCAGCCCGGTCGGCGTCATTGACACCGGACAGCGAAATTAA
- the LOC133492072 gene encoding adhesion G-protein coupled receptor G4 isoform X2: protein MLYHSKIVNMVVGLTLLSSAASSIRQAPLPSLWGNVAQFTVGCRHWRLEPHVFIPALDHLTVCLHINFKVGIQSKWTAFMYHHPEVRCATLGLGGQEDALVVWLFGTEWTTPPLGLAPREWHSLCLTWSHIKDRPVLYINGTLTELQAAEDSISPPPVFPSCCKLAPNGTLTLGAAHHPVDGIKPTGDFMGSLSLFRLWGRQRSSQEVSMRQCTEGDVVHWSREQWDTHVCAPIPDDTLTCEWSIYTVSLKFNIVRYDGNNTELYTARDIAHRWLRAVLPSVIYLHRVSVFEATRSSADDDNVTKTSSGDKLMQWASFNIKWFGGLVYLNVIPAEDVAVVQHKIHAKLGPPYRYPGGRVQVLADEASIQTTPVDSFPSYPTTPPPAATSMLTSSPTQTSPNVSELYYEVRVIAVITGECDAYHLLATWLNDTLSEHMMVMPGLQLLPKDVGRKNTLTSVSPSTDGVSAKMVSSEKLVFQVLVMTSLEHSQETETLIRDLLLMPYSQGSASIATQDVQISRILVVRCQGESQLTRKGLFKWPVTPGGKMATRPCPGNTQKYATRHCKLSHSSRWMAPNLQYCPLVVETFCDLDFVEVTPENALDVLEMMESLLSNRSKLNYQELVTVVDKLKDVVGVRVVTAALGQALIDTISDVLESHSYLLPFTNIILNITEAVGDFMVGFQGSFSMAAPGVAVSMVDVVRGQFAGLTFGVSSRGIGSKPEIFLNNVPLEGTAALVVLPPVLQHSFPENQSPPRVQFQFYGIPELFNNKQKNLILNSLVVSASVCNITSPIQDLREDVRVTLRHLRPKHPHMDTHCAYWNFNENNGHGGWDPRGCNKHNSTINFTTCLCDHLTHFGVLLDVSRAPVDEAHERVLTLITYVGCGVSSLFLGLTVLTYTAFGKLRIDYPSQILIHLSVALLGLNLAFLLNSWLSSWGVEGLCVAAAATVHYFLLASFTWMGLEGVNMYFALVKVFNVYVPAYILKFCVLGWGIPLGICVLVLIVNRDAYGDHFHTDTRSSLEPLDNTDNFCWLQDDVMFYVTVVAYALLVFLFNIAVFVVVVIQIRHTRANSPAGTRRGLMHYLKGVATLTLLLGLTWTAGFFTWGPARVVLFYVFSLLNSLQGVFIFLFHCLMKENVRRQWRVHLCFGKFRLEDHHSEWSHSVSASGLAKQKPPSPLNAGVSSVRSVESDSTESTSASSESGRRGSSWERPDLGIFVKSLFSPRAHTSNRGTQTIPPHRDGGPHTRRQALSPVGVIDTGQRN from the exons ATGCTTTATCACTCCAAAATAGTCAACATGGTGGTCGGTTTGACTCTGCTGAGCAGTGCTGCCTCTTCCATTAGgcaag CACCTCTGCCCAGCCTGTGGGGCAATGTGGCCCAATTCACTGTGGGCTGCAGACACTGGAGACTAGAACCTCACGTCTTCATCCCGGCTCTGGACCACCTCACCGTTTGCCTCCACATCAACTTCAAG GTGGGGATTCAAAGCAAATGGACGGCCTTCATGTACCATCACCCGGAGGTCCGGTGTGCCACTTTAGGTTTGGGGGGCCAGGAGGATGCTCTGGTGGTCTGGTTGTTTGGCACAGAGTGGACTACGCCCCCCCTCGGCCTCGCCCCGAGGGAGTGGCACTCGTTATGTCTGACCTGGTCCCACATTAAAGACAGACCTGTATTGTACATCAACGGGACGCTGACAGAGCTCCAAGCAG CTGAGGATAGCATCAGCCCTCCGCCTGTCTTCCCCTCCTGCTGCAAGCTGGCCCCCAACGGGACCCTCACCTTGGGAGCGGCCCACCATCCGGTGGACGGTATCAAACCAACCGGTGACTTTATGGGCAGCTTGTCTCTCTTCCGCTTGTGGGGGCGACAGCGCAGCAGCCAGGAAGTGAGCATGCGCCAATGCACCGAGGGAGATGTGGTCCACTGGAGCAGGGAGCAGTGGGACACCCACGTGTGTGCCCCCATACCAGATGACACCCTCACCTGTG AGTGGTCCATTTACACAGTGAGCCTGAAGTTCAACATTGTTCGCTACGACGGGAACAACACGGAGCTCTACACAGCCAGAGACATTGCACACCgctgg CTCAGAGCTGTGTTGCCTTCGGTCATCTATTTACACAGAGTATCTGTGTTTGAAGCAACTAG ATCCAGCGCAGATGATGATAACGTGACGAAAACTTCAAGTGGAGACAAACTG ATGCAATGGGCCTCTTTCAACATCAAGTG GTTCGGCGGCCTGGTGTACTTGAACGTCATCCCCGCTGAGGACGTGGCAGTGGTGCAGCACAAGATTCACGCAAAACTGGGGCCCCCCTACCGGTACCCCGGAGGGCGGGTCCAGGTGCTGGCCGATGAAGCCAGTATACAAACCACGCCCGTCG ACAGTTTCCCCTCCTATCCGACGACGCCCCCACCCGCCGCAACTTCAATGCTTACTTCCTCTCCCACGCAAACGTCCCCCAACGTATCAG AGCTATACTACGAGGTTCGGGTCATTGCGGTAATCACGGGAGAGTGTGACGCTTATCATCTTCTCGCCACATGG CTCAACGACACTCTGTCGGAACACATGATGGTGATGCCGGGCCTTCAGCTGCTCCCCAAAGATGTCGG ACGTAAAAACACCCTCACGTCCGTCTCGCCATCGACTGATGGG GTCTCTGCAAAGATGGTGTCCAG CGAGAAGCTGGTCTTCCAAGTTCTGGTGATGACATCGCTCGAACACTCGCAGGAAACGGAAACCCTGATACGAGACCTGCTCTTGATGCCTTACTCCCAAGGCTCCGCCTCCATAGCGACCCAGGATGTACAAATAAGCCGCATAC TGGTTGTGAGGTGTCAAGGGGAGAGTCAGTTGACGAGAAAAGGCTTATTTAAGTGGCCTGTCACGCCCGGGGGCAAAATGGCCACTCGGCCGTGCCCCGGAAACACTCAGAAATACGCCACCAGACACTG TAAACTGAGCCACAGCAGCCGGTGGATGGCCCCAAACCTACAATACTGCCCTCTAGTGGTGGAGACGTTCTGCGATCTGGATTTTGTGGAAGTCACTCCCG AGAACGCCTTGGACGTGTTGGAGATGATGGAAAGTTTACTGAGCAACCGCTCCAAGCTCAACTACCAGGAGTTGGTGACGGTGGTGGACAAACTGAAGGACGTGGTGGGCGTCAGGGTGGTGACTGCCGCCCTGGGACAAGCTCTCATCGATACCATCTCGGACGTCCTGGAGTCTCACAGCTACCTATTGCCTTTCACAAACAT CATTCTGAACATCACCGAGGCTGTGGGGGACTTCATGGTGGGTTTCCAGGGCTCGTTCTCTATGGCGGCGCCGGGCGTGGCAGTCTCAATGGTGGACGTGGTTCGGGGGCAGTTTGCCGGTTTGACTTTTGGAGTGTCGTCACGTGGGATCGGCTCCAAACCTGAG ATTTTCCTCAACAACGTCCCCCTTGAGGGCACCGCGGCTTTGGTCGTTTTGCCCCCCGTCCTGCAGCACAGCTTCCCGGAGAACCAGAGCCCACCCAGGGTCCAGTTTCAGTTCTATGGCATTCCGGAGCTTTTCAAT AACAAGCAGAAGAATCTCATCCTCAACAGCTTAGTGGTGTCCGCCAGCGTGTGCAACATCACCTCCCCGATCCAGGACCTCCGAGAAGATGTCCGCGTCACGCTGCGTCACCTCCGACCCAAACAC CCCCACATGGACACACACTGTGCGTATTGGAACTTCAATGAGAACA acGGACACGGAGGCTGGGACCCTCGTGGCTGCAACAAGCACAATAGTACCATCAACTTCACCACGTGCCTTTGTGATCATCTCACACACTTTGGAGTTCTACTG GATGTGTCGAGAGCTCCAGTGGATGAAGCTCACGAGCGTGTGCTGACACTCATCACCTACGTTGGGTGCGGCGTCTCGTCACTGTTTTTGGGGCTCACAGTCCTCACTTACACAGCGTTTGG GAAACTGCGCATAGACTACCCATCGCAGATCCTCATCCACCTCTCTGTGGCCCTGCTGGGCCTGAACTTGGCCTTCCTGCTTAACTCGTGGCTCTCGTCGTGGGGCGTGGAGGGCCTCTGCGTGGCCGCCGCTGCCACTGTCCACTACTTCCTCCTGGCGTCCTTCACCTGGATGGGACTCGAGGGGGTCAACATGTACTTTGCCCTCGTCAAGGTCTTCAACGTCTACGTGCCGGCGTACATACTCAAGTTTTGTGTGTTGGGCTGGG GCATTCCGCTGGGAATTTGCGTGCTGGTGCTCATTGTGAACAGAGACGCTTACGGTGACCACTTTCACACTGACACAAGGAGCAGTCTGGAGCCACTCGACAACACTGACAACTT CTGCTGGTTGCAGGATGACGTGATGTTCTACGTAACTGTGGTTGCCTACGCCTTGCTGGTGTTCCTCTTTAATATCGCT GTTTTTGTGGTAGTTGTGATTCAGATCCGCCACACGCGGGCCAATAGTCCCGCTGGGACCCGCAGAGGACTGATGCACTACCTGAAGGGGGTAGCCACTCTGACTTTGTTACTCGGACTCACCTGGACCGCCGGATTTTTTACCTGGGGCCCGGCCCGGGTGGTCCTGTTCTACGTGTTCTCTCTGCTCAACAGCCTGCAAG GTGTTTTCATCTTTCTCTTCCACTGTCTGATGAAGGAAAATGTTCGAAGACAATGGAGGGTTCACCTGTGCTTTGGTAAATTTCGACTGGAGGACCATCACTCAG AGTGGAGCCACTCCGTGTCCGCGAGCGGCCTCGCCAAACAGAAACCACCGAGCCCTCTAAACGCAGGCGTGTCGTCGGTGCGCTCCGTTGAGTCCGACTCCACAGAAAGCACTTCGGCCTCCTCGGAGTCTGGCCGACGGGGCTCGTCCTGGGAGAGGCCTGACCTGG GTATTTTCGTGAAGTCGCTGTTTTCCCCCCGTGCTCATACAAGCAATCGAGGCACTCAAACGATTCCCCCACACCGTGATGGAGGACCGCACACCAGACGTCAAGCGCTCAGCCCGGTCGGCGTCATTGACACCGGACAGCGAAATTAA